In the genome of Candidatus Anoxymicrobium japonicum, the window ACGACCAGCTACGTGTCCAAGGTCGTCAACCGCATCAATCTGCCGGGATCGCTTTATCTGGCGGCCATCGCGCTGATCCCCGCCATCATGCTTGTTTTCTTTGGGGTTCATGATGTTCCGTTCGGAGGCGCGGCTGTTCTTATTATCGTAGGAGTCGCGCTGGAGACGATGAAACAGATAGAGTCGCAGATGCAGATGCGCCATTACGAGGGGTTCTTGAGCAAGTAAGGAGTTGCGCGAATGAACGTCGTACTCCTGGGTCCCCCGGGGGCGGGAAAAGGAACTCAAAGTGAGAGGATGGCCGCGAAGTACGGCTTGATTCAGGTGTCAACCGGGGATATTTTCAGGGCGAACCTCGCGGAAGGGACCCGACTCGGCCTCGAGGCCGGGAAATATATGGACTCGGGCGAGCTCGTGCCGGACGTCGTCGTCGAAAGTATAGTGACCGACAGGCTCGAGAACGATGACGTCACGGGCGGCTTCATTCTGGACGGCTTCCCGAGAAGCCTCCATCAGGCCGAGGCTCTGAATCGCTACCTTCAGGAGAAAGGAAAGGCGATAGATCTCGTTGTCAATATAGATGTTGACCCCGAGGTTCTTGTGGCGCGCTTGACGGGCAGGCGGATGTGCCGGGATTGTCAGGCCATCTACCACGTGGCATTCAACCCGCCCGCCGCCGCTGGCGTTTGCGACGTCTGTGGCTCGGAGCTTTTTACGCGAGAGGACGACCGCGAGGCCACGGTGAGAAACAGACTCGAGGTTTACAGCAAGCAGACTGAACCGCTGATCGAGTACTACACGCCGTTGGGCAAACTCGTTGACATAGACGGATCTTTGAGGTCGGATGAAGTTTTCGAACAGATCATTTTGGCGATGGACACGGCTGGTGGTGAGAAAAAGTGATCGTCCTCAAGTCTCGCGAGGAGATTAATAAGATGAGACGGGCCGGCCATCTGGTCGGAAAGGTTCTCAACGCGATTGTGGAAAGGGCGGACGTTGGCGTGACAACGCTGGAGCTTGACCGGATAGCCGAGCGGATGATCCGTGACAGTGGCGCTGTGCCGGCGTTCAAGGGTTACGAGCCGGAGTTTGTTCAGTGCGGGCCTTTTCCTGGTACTATATGCGCTTCGGTGAACGATGAGGTGGTCCACGGGATCCCCGGGATACGGCCGCTCGAGGACGGAGACGTATTGAGTATCGATACGGGCGTCGAAATGGAAGGGTACTTTGGCGACGCCGCCGTGTCTTTGATAATAGGGAAGCCGGAGAGCGAGGCGTTGATTCTTGTTGACGTGACGCGCAACGCGCTCGACGCGGGCATTGCCGCTTGCAGGGCAGGCAATCGACTGGGTGATATATCGAGCGCGATACAGACGGTCGTTGAGGCCGCGGGTTTTTCCGTGGTGAGGAGGTTTGTTGGGCATGGGATTGGCGCTCGGATGCATGAAGATCCGCCGATTCCGAACTACGGGACGCCCGGGACCGGTCCGGTTCTGAAGCCGGGAATGATTTTTGCGCTGGAGCCTATGGTCAACATGGGCTCATCAGACGTCTGGACTTCACCTGAGTGCTGGAAGGTTAAAACAAAGGACGGGCGCCTGTCCGCGCACTTCGAGCACACTGTGGCCGTGACGGACTCTGGCGCGGAAGTGCTGACGACGACTTCAATGGGAAGCAGTGGGCTGGAAAAGTCATGTTGTTTTGTGTAAAATCAAGTTTTGTGCGCTTTTTAAGCGCTCTGTCCTGTAAATACGGCGTCGTACCGAGAGCGTCGATGCGCCGCCGTTCCTTAAAAGGCCGCGCGACCGAGTCGTACTCGGTGAGTACGGGGAGGGAGCCCAACGCGGCAGGCGCGGATGCAGCGGCGTTCGCTTGCGAGTATTTATGGGACGGGGCACTAAGGAGACAGGGATAGGTTTGGCGTCAAAAGATGAGGCCATAGAAGTAGAGGGCACTGTGCTGGAGCCGTTGCCAAACGCCATGTTCAAAGTCGAGTTGGACAACGGGCACAGGGTGCTCGCGCACATATCCGGCAAGATGCGGATGCATTACATACGCATCCTGCCGGGCGACAAAGTCACGGTCGAGTTGTCGCCGTACGATCTATCCCGAGGCAGGATAACTTACCGCCATAAGTGAGAGGCGGCTGAATGAGCAAAGGCATGAGATGAAAGTCAGACCATCGGTAAAGAAGATGTGCGACAGGTGCAAAGTGATCAAGAGGCACGGGCAGGTCAGAGTGCTCTGCCGTAACCCACGCCACAAGCAGCGGCAGGGAAAGTGAGAGAAGAGGATGCGTTTTGGCTAGAATCGCGGGTATCGACCTTCCGAGGGACAAGCAGGTACAGATCGCGCTGACCTACATATACGGCATAGGCAATTCGTGCGCGCGGAGAGCGTGCGTCGAGACCGGCGTGGCGCCGGAGACGAAGGTGCGTGATTTGACCGACGAGGAGATCATCAAACTTCGAGAGTTCATTGATCAGAACTTTCAGATAGAGGGCGACTTGAGGCGCGAGCGCGCGCAGAACATCAAGAGGCTGATGGAGATCGGGTGTTACAGGGGCGTGAGGCACAGGAGAGGTTTGCCTGTGCGCGGGCAGAGAACCCACACAAACGCGCGCAGTCGCAAAGGTCCGAGACCGCAGGTCGGCATAAAGAAAAAACAGCGCCAGGCTGCTGGTGGCACTGGTAGATAACCAAAGGGGGATGGCGCGTGCCTAAACCGGGGAAAGCTAAGTCCAGGGGACGGAAGAAAGTAAAGAAGAATGTGCCCAACGGCATAGTCAACATCAAGGCTACGTTCAATAACACGATAATCAACATCACAGACCCTCAGGGCAACACGATCGCGTGGGCGAGCGCTGGAACGATAGGCTTCAAGGGCTCCCGCAAGAGCACGCCGTTTGCCGCGCAACTTGCCGCGGAGGCCGCCGCCAGGAAGGCTGCCGAGCATGGGTTGCGCAAGGCTGAGGTGCGGGTGAAGGGCCCCGGTTCGGGACGCGAGACCGCTATCAGAACCCTGCAGGCCAATGGCATCGAGGTTGGATCGATAAAGGACGTCACACCGGTTCCGCACAACGGGTGCCGGCCGAAAAAGAAAAGGAGAGTGTAGGGCGCGATTCTAAGCGGCCCTCAATGCGCTATGGCGAGATACACCGGATCGGTCTGTAAACTGTGTCGCAGAGAAAGGACAAAGCTGTTCCTCAAGGGCGATCGGTGCTCCACCGACCGTTGCTCGGTCGAGCGACGCGCCTGCCCGCCGGGTCAGCACGGCAGGAGAAGGGTCAAGGAGACCGACTATT includes:
- a CDS encoding adenylate kinase — protein: MNVVLLGPPGAGKGTQSERMAAKYGLIQVSTGDIFRANLAEGTRLGLEAGKYMDSGELVPDVVVESIVTDRLENDDVTGGFILDGFPRSLHQAEALNRYLQEKGKAIDLVVNIDVDPEVLVARLTGRRMCRDCQAIYHVAFNPPAAAGVCDVCGSELFTREDDREATVRNRLEVYSKQTEPLIEYYTPLGKLVDIDGSLRSDEVFEQIILAMDTAGGEKK
- the map gene encoding type I methionyl aminopeptidase, translating into MIVLKSREEINKMRRAGHLVGKVLNAIVERADVGVTTLELDRIAERMIRDSGAVPAFKGYEPEFVQCGPFPGTICASVNDEVVHGIPGIRPLEDGDVLSIDTGVEMEGYFGDAAVSLIIGKPESEALILVDVTRNALDAGIAACRAGNRLGDISSAIQTVVEAAGFSVVRRFVGHGIGARMHEDPPIPNYGTPGTGPVLKPGMIFALEPMVNMGSSDVWTSPECWKVKTKDGRLSAHFEHTVAVTDSGAEVLTTTSMGSSGLEKSCCFV
- a CDS encoding translation initiation factor IF-1, which encodes MGRGTKETGIGLASKDEAIEVEGTVLEPLPNAMFKVELDNGHRVLAHISGKMRMHYIRILPGDKVTVELSPYDLSRGRITYRHK
- a CDS encoding 50S ribosomal protein L36, encoding MKVRPSVKKMCDRCKVIKRHGQVRVLCRNPRHKQRQGK
- a CDS encoding 30S ribosomal protein S13 is translated as MARIAGIDLPRDKQVQIALTYIYGIGNSCARRACVETGVAPETKVRDLTDEEIIKLREFIDQNFQIEGDLRRERAQNIKRLMEIGCYRGVRHRRGLPVRGQRTHTNARSRKGPRPQVGIKKKQRQAAGGTGR
- a CDS encoding 30S ribosomal protein S11, yielding MPKPGKAKSRGRKKVKKNVPNGIVNIKATFNNTIINITDPQGNTIAWASAGTIGFKGSRKSTPFAAQLAAEAAARKAAEHGLRKAEVRVKGPGSGRETAIRTLQANGIEVGSIKDVTPVPHNGCRPKKKRRV